A genomic region of Raphanus sativus cultivar WK10039 chromosome 6, ASM80110v3, whole genome shotgun sequence contains the following coding sequences:
- the LOC108835762 gene encoding protein VASCULATURE COMPLEXITY AND CONNECTIVITY, with product MTKIGGILVCLVIVGLDIAAAILGIQAEVAQNQVKHMRLWLFECREPSQDAYRLGLGAAAVLVMAHVLINLIGGCLCICSQDEFQRSSSTKQISMACLVLTWIVFAVGFGALVIGTMSNNKSRSSCGFTHHHFLSIGGILCFLHALFCVAYYVSATAAKDEAAK from the exons ATGACGAAGATAGGAGGTATTCTCGTTTGTTTAGTCATAGTGGGCTTAGATATAGCTGCTGCAATCCTTGGCATCCAAGCAGAAGTCGCTCAAAACCAG GTGAAGCACATGAGGCTGTGGCTGTTTGAGTGCAGAGAGCCAAGCCAGGATGCGTACAGGCTAGGTTTAGGCGCAGCCGCGGTACTGGTAATGGCTCATGTCCTGATCAATTTGATTGGAGGCTGTCTCTGTATTTGCTCTCAAGACGAGTTTCAGAGATCTTCTTCCACTAAGCAAATCTCCATGGCTTGTCTCGTCCTCACTTG GATCGTATTCGCCGTTGGATTTGGAGCTTTAGTGATTGGGACGATGTCCAACAACAAGTCAAGATCCTCTTGTGGATTCACACACCACCATTTTCTCTCTATTGGAGGGATCTTGTGTTTTCTACATGCCCTCTTTTGTGTCGCTTATTACGTTTCTGCCACTGCGGCTAAAGACGAAGCTGCTAAGTGA
- the LOC108809909 gene encoding zinc transporter 3 yields the protein MMKSVKLLLFFISISLLLIAVAHAQDSHEGHSHSGKTKCECSHEDDHENKAGARKYKIAAIPAVLLAGVIGVLFPLLGKVFPSLRPETSFFFITKAFAAGVILSTGFMHVLPEAYEMLNSPCLTSEAWEFPFTGFIAMVAAILTLSVDTFATSSFYKSHCKASKTIADGESGEPSVGSDKVQILRTRVIAQVLELGILVHSVVIGISLGASQSPEAAKALFVALMFHQCFEGLGLGGCIAQGKFKCLSVTIMSTFFAVTTPIGIVVGMGIANTYDESSSTALIVQGVLNAASAGILIYMSLVDLLAADFLHPKMQSNTGLQIMAHIALLLGAGLMSLLAKWA from the exons ATGATGAAGAGCGTGAAACTCTtactcttcttcatctccatctCCCTCCTCCTGATCGCCGTTGCTCACGCCCAAGATAGCCACGAGGGCCACTCACATTCCGGGAAGACTAAGTGCGAGTGCTCACACGAGGACGACCATGAAAACAAAGCCGGAGCCCGCAAATACAAAATCGCAGCCATTCCTGCCGTTCTACTCGCGGGCGTGATAGGAGTTCTTTTCCCTCTCTTAGGCAAAGTCTTCCCTTCTTTGCGCCCTGAgacatctttcttcttcatcacgaAAGCTTTCGCAGCCGGAGTTATCCTGTCTACCGGATTCATGCACGTCTTGCCTGAGGCTTACGAGATGCTTAACTCGCCGTGCCTCACGTCGGAAGCGTGGGAGTTTCCGTTCACTGGATTCATCGCCATGGTTGCAGCGATCTTGACTCTGTCCGTTGATACGTTTGCTACCTCGAGTTTCTATAAATCGCATTGCAAAGCGTCCAAAACGATCGCTGATGGAGAATCCGGTGAGCCATCGGTTGGATCCGACAAGGTCCAGATTCTCAGGACAAGAGTTATTGCACAG GTATTGGAGCTGGGAATATTAGTACATTCAGTGGTAATAGGAATATCACTTGGAGCTTCACAGAGTCCAGAAGCCGCAAAAGCTCTCTTCGTTGCCTTAATGTTTCATCAATGCTTCGAAGGTCTTGGCCTTGGTGGCTGTATTGCTCAg GGAAAATTCAAGTGTTTGTCAGTAACAATAATGTCGACGTTCTTCGCGGTAACAACACCAATAGGTATCGTTGTCGGAATGGGAATAGCAAATACGTACGATGAATCTTCTTCAACGGCTCTGATCGTTCAAGGAGTATTGAACGCTGCATCCGCAGGTATTCTCATTTACATGTCTCTGGTCGACCTTCTCGCAGCAGACTTTTTGCACCCTAAGATGCAATCCAATACTGGGCTTCAAATTATGGCCCATAttgctcttcttcttggtgCTGGCCTCATGTCTTTATTGGCTAAATGGGCTTGA
- the LOC108809582 gene encoding beta-amylase 6 → MTSVLRMMNPNLINGRNLYKGSQILVRGKESKSPIHWRFSTSEASLRTPQATASSGLSSTTTEPKGSKLNTTTYDDKMLPNYVPVYVMLQLGVITNDNVLENAEKLTKQLKRLKQSQVDGVMVDVWWGIVESNGPKEYQWSAYRNLFEIVQSCGLKLQAIMSFHRCGGNIGDDVNIPLPKWVLEIGETNPDIFYTNKSGNRNKECLSLSVDNLSLFRGRTAVEMYTDYMKSFRENMDDFISSGVIIDIEVGLGPAGELRYPSYTETQGWVFPGIGEFQCYDKYLRSDYEEEVRRIGHPEWKLPENAGQYNDVPEATGFFEYSKGSYLEEQGKFFLSWYSRKLLLHGDQILDEANKVFVGCKLKLASKVSGIHWWYKTESHAAELTAGYYNLKNRDGYAAIARMMRRHHAILNFTCLEMRNTEQPAKAKSGPQELVQQVLCCGWREGIEVAGENALPRFDRDGYNQIILNARPNGINRDGKPRMFGFTYLRLSDRLLSEPNFTTFKTFVKRMHANQEYCPEPKRYSHELLPLERSQTNESLEKLMEATEPVDPLPWVDETDMSIRPFESVLSFLKNILFRNKS, encoded by the exons ATGACAAGCGTATTGAGGATGATGAACCCTAACCTGATCAACGGAAGAAATCTCTACAAAGGATCTCAGATACTAGTCAGAGGTAAAGAAAGCAAAAGTCCAATCCACTGGAGATTCTCGACCAGTGAGGCATCTTTAAGAACGCCACAAGCCACTGCTTCTTCTGGACTGTCTTCAACTACAACAGAACCAAAG GGGAGCAAACTCAATACGACGACGTATGACGACAAAATGTTACCGAACTATGTTCCTGTCTACGTCATGCTTCAGCTTGGAGTCATAACGAACGACAACGTTCTTGAAAACGCAGAGAAGCTCACGAAACAGCTCAAGAGACTGAAACAGAGTCAAGTAGATGGAGTGATGGTTGATGTGTGGTGGGGAATCGTGGAATCAAACGGTCCAAAAGAATACCAATGGAGTGCTtacagaaacttgtttgagatCGTGCAAAGCTGCGGACTCAAACTACAAGCTATAATGTCGTTTCATAGATGCGGAGGAAACATAGGAGACGACGTTAACATCCCGTTACCGAAATGGGTGCTAGAAATAGGGGAGACGAATCCAGATATCTTCTATACGAACAAGAGTGGTAATAGAAACAAAGAGTGCTTGTCTCTCTCTGTAGATAACTTGTCTCTATTCAGAGGAAGAACAGCTGTTgag ATGTACACAGACTACATGAAGAGCTTTAGAGAGAACATGGACGATTTTATCAGCTCTGGAGTTATAATAGACATTGAAGTAGGGCTTGGTCCTGCTGGAGAGCTTAGATACCCTTCTTACACTGAGACACAAGGATGGGTGTTCCCGGGAATCGGAGAGTTTCAA TGCTATGACAAGTATCTAAGATCAGattatgaggaagaagttagAAGAATAGGACACCCGGAATGGAAACTTCCAGAAAATGCAGGCCAGTATAATGATGTTCCAGAAGCAACCGGGTTTTTCGAGTACTCTAAAGGGAGTTACCTTGAGGAACAAGGAAAGTTCTTCTTGTCATGGTACTCAAGAAAGTTACTTCTTCATGGTGATCAGATTCTTGATGAAGCTAATAAAGTGTTTGTTGGATGTAAACTAAAGTTAGCATCAAAA GTCTCTGGAATCCATTGGTGGTACAAAACTGAGAGTCATGCAGCAGAGCTTACTGCTGGTTATTACAATCTCAAGAACAGAGATGGTTACGCTGCGATTGCGAGAATGATGCGTAGACATCACGCTATATTGAATTTCACTTGTTTAGAGATGAGGAATACAGAGCAGCCAGCGAAAGCTAAGAGTGGACCTCAAGAGCTTGTTCAACAA GTTTTGTGCTGTGGATGGAGAGAAGGGATTGAAGTTGCGGGAGAAAACGCTCTTCCAAGATTCGATAGAGATGGATACAACCAGATTATATTAAACGCAAGGCCTAATGGAATTAACCGTGATGGTAAACCAAGGATGTTCGGGTTCACATATCTCCGGTTATCCGATAGACTTCTCAGCGAACCAAACTTCACAACGTTTAAGACGTTCGTAAAACGAATGCATGCAAACCAA GAATATTGTCCAGAGCCTAAAAGGTACAGTCACGAGCTACTTCCATTGGAAAGATCGCAAACTAATGAATCATTGGAGAAGTTAATGGAAGCAACAGAACCAGTTGATCCACTTCCATGGGTTGATGAGACAGACATGAGTATTAGACCCTTTGAAAGTGTACTGTCTTTCTTGAAAAACATATTGTTTAGGAACAAGTCTTAG
- the LOC108811099 gene encoding uclacyanin 1, whose product MVSREMLIIISVLATTLIDIAVATDHTIGGPSGWTVGANLGTWAAGQTFSVGDNLVFAYPSAFHDVVEVTKPEFDSCQAVKPLITFANGNSIVPLTTPGKRYFICGMPGHCTQGMKLEVNILPTAKAAPTAPLQNSVPSLNAPSPSSVLPVQPLLPLNPIAPSSSTPLPSSSLPLLPAQPPALSPAAAAGTSLPLFPGSPAASSSSTTTKTVGSFPSSATGTTADLSGAGALPADSSSSLSGKSFVLGFGFMVTMMLHLF is encoded by the exons ATGGTATCCAGAGAAATGCTGATCATTATCTCCGTTCTCGCCACTACCCTCATCGATATAGCAGTAGCTACAGACCATACCATTGGTGGTCCTAGTGGTTGGACTGTTGGAGCTAATCTTGGAACGTGGGCTGCAGGACAAACATTTTCTGTCGGAGACAATCTTG TTTTCGCTTACCCTTCTGCATTCCACGACGTCGTTGAAGTCACAAAACCCGAATTCGATAGCTGCCAAGCGGTTAAACCACTTATAACGTTCGCTAATGGAAACTCCATTGTTCCTCTCACTACTCCTGGAAAAAG GTACTTCATTTGTGGAATGCCTGGACATTGTACCCAAGGGATGAAACTCGAAGTAAACATTCTTCCAACAGCAAAAGCAGCACCAACCGCACCGCTTCAAAACTCTGTCCCATCTCTAAACGCGCCTTCACCTTCTTCTGTTCTACCGGTACAACCTCTTTTGCCTCTTAATCCCATCGCTCCTTCTTCTTCAACTCCGCTTCCTTCCTCCTCTCTGCCTCTTTTGCCAGCACAGCCACCGGCTCTTTCTCCGGCAGCTGCAGCTGGGACTTCTCTGCCGTTGTTCCCAGGTTCACCTGCAGCTAGCTCAAGCAGCACCACCACCAAAACCGTAGGGAGCTTCCCTTCTAGTGCTACCGGCACAACGGCTGATCTTTCCGGCGCAGGAGCTCTTCCGGCtgactcctcctcctccctctcTGGTAAAAGCTTTGTTTTGGGATTCGGATTTATGGTAACTATGATGCTTCATTTGTTCTAA